Proteins encoded within one genomic window of Kibdelosporangium phytohabitans:
- a CDS encoding RES family NAD+ phosphorylase has protein sequence MARLPQPPTPAALRSLLRSDEDIVAVHSGTRLVRIFAAGGAHRQRWNSFRYTGPLPHGRFDPHPLGPEGRPADSPGNGVLYFGLSVRTSLAEVFQSTSIVDRSTRRPHLVVFRPQRTLRLLDLSGLWPTRAGASQELSSGAKALTQAWARAIRAAHPELDGVWYRSSMDGGEPAICLFDPPSGTAIPPAPDMLLPLDHPGLDLPLGRICEELNYTLLS, from the coding sequence ATGGCTCGGCTCCCCCAGCCACCGACTCCGGCTGCGCTCAGGTCGCTGCTGCGATCCGACGAGGACATCGTGGCGGTGCACAGCGGCACCCGCCTTGTCCGGATCTTCGCAGCGGGCGGCGCGCACCGCCAACGGTGGAACTCCTTCCGCTACACCGGCCCGCTCCCGCACGGCCGGTTCGACCCGCACCCGCTCGGCCCCGAGGGCCGTCCGGCCGACAGCCCCGGCAACGGCGTGCTGTACTTCGGCCTGTCGGTGCGCACCAGCCTCGCCGAGGTGTTCCAGTCGACGTCCATTGTGGACAGATCGACCCGGCGGCCGCACCTTGTCGTGTTCCGCCCGCAGCGCACGCTGCGCCTGCTCGACCTCTCGGGTCTCTGGCCGACGAGGGCCGGTGCCTCGCAGGAGCTCTCCAGCGGCGCGAAGGCACTGACCCAGGCGTGGGCACGGGCGATCAGGGCAGCGCACCCCGAACTCGACGGCGTCTGGTACCGCAGCTCGATGGACGGCGGTGAACCCGCGATCTGCCTGTTCGACCCGCCGTCGGGCACCGCGATCCCGCCGGCGCCCGACATGCTGCTGCCCCTCGACCACCCGGGACTCGACCTGCCGCTCGGCCGGATCTGCGAGGAGCTGAACTACACGCTCCTCAGCTGA
- a CDS encoding S9 family peptidase, with protein MRPDDIELLTTTDSISLRGELLLVAAAHPDLASNSYRGGLHRVAVDGSGTSPWSHGHLDGEPAISPDGEWVAFLRSASADERPQLYVQPTGGGDARALTDLPLGAQTPVWSPDSTRIAFVARVPDEGRYARDGKPGDESHRRITRLDYRWDDIGFVFDRRPRLFVTDLDGELTQLTDGACDVGKPAWTPDSAQLVFPASADWGARESQRTNLYAVPAAGGAPVVVVEVPGDAHCPVVGDGVVVFQGREFDGDHTVAVNTSLWAAPLDLAEPQQPRKLTDQETVCCEDGIGPQLMGSSVVFVALNRGASELRQVPLSASAVPFAETTLLAGAKSKVKAFSVDGARIAVALSTPDSAGQVAVAGSVVADFSPPLRASGLREVREISGQSPDGYESHGWVVLPEGPGPHPVLLAVHGGPFAYHGWGLFDEAQVYASAGYLVVLPNPRGSAGYGQSHGQAVVHGFGTVDVDDVLSLLDAALALPEADASRVGVMGGSYGGFMTSWLAAHHGQRFRAAWSERAVNAWDSFTGSSDIGYMFTDLYVGSDREAQAKASPLTYADQIRIPFAVVHSEHDWRCPVEQGQRLFVALRRQGTPAELLLFPAEGHELTRSGKPRHRKERFDAVLEWWARHLS; from the coding sequence GTGCGCCCAGATGACATCGAGCTGCTCACGACCACCGATTCGATCAGCCTCCGGGGTGAGTTGCTGCTGGTAGCAGCGGCTCACCCCGATTTGGCGAGCAACAGCTACCGCGGCGGCCTGCACCGGGTGGCCGTCGACGGATCGGGGACCAGTCCGTGGTCGCACGGTCACCTCGACGGTGAGCCCGCGATCTCGCCGGACGGCGAATGGGTCGCGTTCCTGCGCAGTGCCTCCGCGGACGAGCGGCCGCAGCTGTACGTCCAGCCCACCGGCGGCGGGGACGCACGCGCGTTGACCGACCTCCCGCTCGGTGCGCAGACACCGGTGTGGTCACCGGATTCGACCAGGATCGCGTTCGTCGCCCGGGTGCCCGACGAGGGCCGCTACGCGCGGGACGGCAAGCCGGGCGACGAGTCGCACCGGCGGATCACCCGGCTGGACTACCGTTGGGACGACATCGGGTTCGTCTTCGACCGGCGCCCCAGGCTGTTCGTCACCGACCTCGACGGCGAGCTCACCCAGCTGACCGACGGTGCCTGCGACGTGGGCAAACCGGCTTGGACACCGGACAGCGCCCAGCTGGTGTTCCCCGCTTCGGCCGACTGGGGCGCGCGGGAAAGCCAGCGCACCAATCTCTACGCCGTCCCGGCGGCAGGCGGCGCACCTGTTGTCGTGGTCGAAGTGCCCGGTGACGCGCATTGCCCGGTCGTGGGCGACGGAGTCGTTGTCTTCCAGGGACGTGAGTTCGACGGTGACCACACGGTCGCGGTGAACACGAGTCTCTGGGCGGCGCCGCTGGACCTGGCGGAACCTCAGCAGCCGCGCAAACTCACCGACCAGGAAACGGTCTGCTGCGAGGACGGCATCGGCCCGCAGCTGATGGGGTCGTCGGTGGTCTTCGTCGCGCTCAACCGCGGCGCCAGCGAACTGCGGCAGGTCCCGTTGTCCGCGTCGGCGGTGCCGTTCGCCGAGACCACGTTGCTGGCGGGCGCCAAGAGCAAGGTCAAGGCGTTCTCGGTGGACGGCGCGCGGATCGCCGTCGCTCTGTCCACTCCAGACAGTGCGGGGCAGGTCGCCGTGGCCGGCAGTGTCGTCGCCGACTTCTCACCACCGTTGCGTGCCAGCGGTTTGCGTGAGGTCAGGGAAATCTCCGGGCAGTCGCCGGACGGCTACGAGTCGCACGGCTGGGTGGTGCTGCCCGAAGGGCCCGGCCCGCACCCCGTGCTGCTCGCCGTGCACGGCGGGCCTTTCGCGTACCACGGTTGGGGGTTGTTCGACGAGGCGCAGGTCTACGCCTCGGCCGGATATCTCGTCGTCCTGCCGAACCCGCGTGGCTCGGCGGGTTACGGGCAGTCCCACGGGCAGGCGGTCGTGCACGGCTTCGGCACGGTCGACGTGGACGACGTGCTTTCGCTGCTGGACGCCGCTTTGGCGTTGCCGGAAGCGGACGCGTCGCGGGTCGGCGTGATGGGCGGTTCCTACGGCGGGTTCATGACCAGTTGGCTGGCGGCGCACCACGGGCAGCGCTTCCGGGCCGCGTGGAGCGAACGCGCTGTCAACGCGTGGGACTCGTTCACCGGCAGCTCCGACATCGGCTACATGTTCACCGATCTGTACGTCGGCTCGGACCGGGAGGCGCAGGCCAAGGCCAGCCCGTTGACCTACGCCGACCAGATCAGGATCCCGTTCGCCGTGGTGCACTCCGAGCACGACTGGCGGTGCCCGGTCGAGCAGGGCCAGCGGCTGTTCGTGGCGCTGCGCAGGCAGGGAACCCCGGCCGAGCTGCTGCTGTTCCCCGCCGAAGGGCACGAGCTGACCCGCTCCGGTAAGCCGCGCCACCGCAAGGAACGCTTCGACGCGGTGCTCGAGTGGTGGGCGCGGCACCTCAGCTGA
- a CDS encoding TerC family protein — protein sequence MSVPVWLWIATIAGLLVLLAIDLVIVDRKPHEVTIGEAARWVTFYVACAVVFGLGLWYFAGGQPAGEFFAGYITEYSLSVDNLFVFLVVMGAFKVPAIHQHKVLLIGILLALAMRSVFILLGAAVIAEFSWVFYLFGAFLIYTAYTFLKSNHSDDDEEYKENGVTKLARKFLPVTDDYHGAKSFVKVAGKRMVTPMFIVMIAIGTADLLFAVDSIPAIFGLTKEPFLVFAANAFALMGLRQLYFLLGGLLNKLVYLQLGLAAILAFIGVKLVLEALHTNELPFINGGEHLNVWVPNIAVSLSVIIGVLAITTVASLIKAKRDRAKESGDTSVTTSG from the coding sequence ATGAGTGTGCCAGTGTGGTTGTGGATCGCGACGATTGCCGGACTTCTCGTCCTGCTCGCGATCGACCTGGTGATCGTCGACCGCAAACCCCATGAGGTGACAATCGGCGAGGCCGCCAGGTGGGTGACGTTCTACGTCGCCTGCGCGGTCGTCTTCGGTCTCGGCCTCTGGTACTTCGCCGGTGGCCAACCGGCCGGCGAGTTCTTCGCCGGGTACATCACCGAGTACTCGTTGTCGGTCGACAACCTCTTCGTGTTCCTCGTGGTCATGGGCGCGTTCAAGGTGCCCGCGATCCACCAGCACAAGGTGCTGCTGATCGGGATACTGCTCGCGCTGGCCATGCGCAGCGTGTTCATCCTGCTGGGGGCCGCGGTCATCGCGGAGTTCAGCTGGGTGTTCTACCTGTTCGGCGCGTTCCTCATCTACACCGCCTACACGTTCCTCAAGTCGAACCACAGCGACGACGACGAGGAGTACAAGGAGAACGGCGTGACCAAGCTGGCGCGCAAGTTCCTCCCGGTCACCGACGACTACCACGGCGCCAAGTCGTTCGTGAAGGTCGCGGGCAAGCGCATGGTCACCCCGATGTTCATCGTGATGATCGCGATCGGCACGGCGGACCTGCTGTTCGCGGTCGACTCGATCCCGGCCATCTTCGGCCTGACCAAGGAGCCGTTCCTGGTCTTCGCGGCCAACGCGTTCGCGCTGATGGGCCTGCGCCAGCTGTACTTCCTGCTCGGCGGCCTGCTGAACAAGCTGGTGTACCTGCAGCTCGGCCTCGCGGCCATCCTGGCGTTCATCGGCGTGAAGCTCGTGCTCGAGGCGCTGCACACCAACGAGCTGCCGTTCATCAACGGCGGCGAGCACCTGAACGTCTGGGTGCCGAACATCGCGGTGTCGCTGAGCGTCATCATCGGTGTACTGGCCATCACGACGGTCGCGAGCCTGATCAAGGCCAAGCGGGACAGGGCAAAGGAGTCAGGCGACACGTCGGTCACGACGTCGGGCTGA
- a CDS encoding alpha/beta fold hydrolase — MSKTRLRWLALTLAAVIVAAGVLIWVNSGSDGPTIATENRLVSSGDAQLDTTLYLPEQTPAPAVLVAHGFGGSKESVDADARELAQRGFVALAWTARGFGRSTGQIALNAPDAEVADVSRLIDELAKRPEVQKDGDDPKVGITGGSYGGAISLLAAGYDKRIDALAPVITYNDLGQALIPNSATTSGQLAGTPSANAFAAQGVFKRSWAGVFFAAGMGGAGFANPSVDASEPGSDDNSNQLAAQDPAAAAAGGAQGAPPPGGRGAAQPNGPCGRFTPRVCAAYTELATTGKASKATVDLLRSVSPVSVTGRITQPTMIVQGEQDTLFGLDQSDATARQIAAAGGKVKMVWYAGGHDGGKPGPSLRAKIADWFDFHLRGRGADPGTSFEYAVQGAIRAQGAPSVRTMTAAGYPGLGGRSATERRPITLAGPQQTIVNPPGGNPGSITSMPGLGSVVAGSARLASRLAVDIPGQVARWRSEPLTSQLLVSGSSTVRIRVEAAPGAPVPADGVVLFAKLYDVAGDGTRTLPASAVSPLRVTQLPADVTVTLPGIVRPIEADHRIEVAVTTTDQAYAVPAQPAAVTVSLTDTALQVPVVPGTRSTQTPPMFALIGIGVVIGLVIVVAIVAAIRRRRADDVDPDLTGVPLVIDNLAKEYPGGLKAVDGLSFRVEKGQVLGLLGPNGAGKTTSLRMLMGLIQPTEGSIRVFGHKVHAGAPVLSRIGSFVEGSGFLPHLSGEANLRLYWAATGRPLEHAHFDEAIEIAGLGHAVRRRVKTYSQGMRQRLAIAQAMLGFPDMLVLDEPTNGLDPPQIHQMREVLKRYAATGRTVLVSSHLLAEVEQACTHVVVMHRGKLVAAGEVADIAAVGGEATFRVDQPDQAASVLGELAGVTGVEVDGKQVHANLDGTPRSKALGALVAAGVAVEQAGPRRRLEDAFLELVGENKA, encoded by the coding sequence ATGTCCAAGACCCGCCTCCGCTGGCTGGCGCTCACGCTGGCCGCCGTGATCGTCGCGGCAGGAGTTCTGATCTGGGTCAACAGCGGGTCCGACGGACCCACGATCGCCACGGAGAACCGATTGGTCTCCAGCGGCGATGCCCAGCTCGACACCACCCTCTACCTGCCGGAACAGACGCCCGCACCGGCTGTGCTGGTCGCGCACGGGTTCGGCGGCAGCAAGGAGAGCGTCGACGCGGACGCCCGTGAACTCGCCCAACGGGGCTTCGTCGCGCTGGCGTGGACGGCGCGCGGCTTCGGCCGCAGCACCGGCCAGATCGCGCTGAACGCGCCGGACGCCGAGGTCGCCGACGTCAGCAGGCTGATCGACGAGCTCGCCAAACGGCCCGAGGTGCAAAAGGACGGTGACGACCCCAAGGTCGGCATCACGGGCGGTTCGTACGGTGGCGCGATCTCGTTGCTGGCCGCCGGATACGACAAGCGGATCGACGCGCTGGCGCCGGTGATCACGTACAACGACCTCGGTCAGGCGCTGATCCCGAACTCGGCGACCACGTCGGGCCAGCTGGCCGGCACACCGTCGGCCAACGCCTTCGCCGCGCAGGGCGTGTTCAAACGCTCATGGGCAGGCGTCTTCTTCGCCGCGGGCATGGGCGGAGCGGGTTTCGCCAACCCGAGCGTCGACGCCTCCGAACCGGGCAGCGACGACAACAGCAACCAACTGGCCGCACAGGACCCAGCCGCCGCGGCAGCGGGTGGCGCACAGGGCGCTCCGCCACCCGGCGGCCGAGGCGCGGCCCAGCCGAACGGCCCATGTGGCCGGTTCACCCCGCGGGTCTGTGCGGCGTACACGGAACTGGCCACCACCGGCAAAGCCAGCAAGGCCACTGTGGACCTGCTGCGGTCGGTGTCGCCGGTGTCGGTGACCGGCCGGATCACCCAGCCGACCATGATCGTGCAGGGCGAGCAGGACACCCTTTTCGGCCTCGACCAGTCCGACGCGACCGCGCGCCAGATCGCCGCGGCGGGCGGCAAGGTCAAGATGGTCTGGTACGCGGGCGGGCACGACGGCGGCAAGCCGGGCCCGAGCCTGCGCGCGAAGATCGCCGACTGGTTCGACTTCCACCTGCGCGGCCGGGGCGCCGACCCCGGCACCAGCTTCGAGTACGCCGTGCAGGGCGCGATCAGGGCACAGGGTGCGCCCAGCGTGCGGACCATGACCGCGGCGGGTTATCCCGGCCTCGGCGGCAGGTCCGCCACCGAGCGCCGTCCGATCACGTTGGCCGGTCCACAGCAGACGATCGTGAACCCGCCAGGCGGCAACCCCGGGTCGATCACGAGCATGCCCGGCCTCGGTTCCGTCGTGGCCGGGTCGGCCAGGCTGGCCAGCAGGCTCGCGGTCGACATCCCCGGCCAGGTGGCCAGGTGGCGCAGTGAACCGCTGACCAGCCAGCTGCTCGTCAGCGGCTCGTCGACAGTCCGGATCCGCGTCGAAGCGGCGCCCGGCGCGCCGGTGCCCGCCGACGGCGTGGTGCTGTTCGCGAAGCTCTACGACGTCGCCGGGGACGGAACGCGGACGCTGCCCGCTTCGGCCGTGTCACCGCTGAGGGTCACGCAACTGCCTGCGGACGTGACCGTGACGCTGCCGGGCATCGTGCGGCCGATCGAAGCCGACCACCGCATCGAAGTCGCCGTCACCACGACCGACCAGGCGTACGCGGTGCCCGCGCAACCCGCTGCCGTCACGGTCTCGCTGACCGACACGGCACTGCAGGTGCCGGTCGTGCCGGGCACGCGCTCGACCCAGACTCCGCCGATGTTCGCGCTGATCGGCATCGGTGTCGTGATCGGACTGGTCATCGTGGTGGCGATCGTCGCCGCGATCCGCCGTCGCCGCGCCGACGACGTCGACCCGGACCTGACCGGTGTGCCGCTGGTGATCGACAACCTGGCCAAGGAGTACCCCGGCGGGCTGAAGGCCGTGGACGGGTTGTCCTTCCGCGTGGAGAAAGGCCAGGTGCTGGGCCTGCTCGGGCCCAACGGCGCGGGCAAGACGACGTCGCTGCGGATGCTGATGGGCCTCATCCAGCCGACCGAGGGCTCGATCAGGGTGTTCGGGCACAAGGTGCACGCCGGTGCGCCGGTGCTGTCGCGGATCGGGTCGTTCGTGGAGGGCTCCGGGTTCCTGCCGCACCTGTCCGGCGAGGCGAACCTGCGGCTGTACTGGGCGGCGACCGGGCGCCCGCTGGAGCACGCGCACTTCGACGAGGCGATCGAGATCGCCGGGCTCGGCCACGCGGTGCGCCGCCGGGTCAAGACCTACAGCCAGGGGATGCGGCAGCGGCTGGCGATCGCCCAGGCCATGCTCGGCTTCCCGGACATGCTCGTGCTGGACGAACCGACCAACGGGCTCGACCCGCCCCAGATCCACCAGATGCGCGAGGTGCTCAAGCGCTACGCCGCCACCGGGCGCACGGTGCTGGTCTCCAGCCACCTGCTCGCCGAGGTGGAACAAGCGTGCACGCACGTGGTCGTGATGCACCGCGGCAAGCTCGTCGCCGCGGGCGAGGTCGCGGACATCGCCGCGGTCGGCGGCGAGGCGACGTTCCGCGTCGACCAGCCCGACCAGGCGGCGTCGGTGCTGGGTGAGCTGGCCGGTGTCACGGGCGTCGAGGTCGACGGCAAGCAGGTGCACGCCAACCTCGACGGCACACCGCGCTCCAAGGCACTGGGTGCTCTGGTCGCCGCCGGTGTCGCGGTCGAGCAGGCAGGCCCACGCCGACGCCTGGAGGACGCGTTCCTGGAGCTGGTCGGGGAGAACAAGGCATGA
- a CDS encoding ABC transporter permease: MSTNNVHTDPTAIGAMEEAASHEHLKVQSDGSVVGYKAGRTLRIRVELARQLRRRRTQLMLGLLVLLPVVLVVAFQIGQSNPNRRQGTFVDLAVASAPNFVVFALFVSGTFLLPMIVAIFFGDTIASEASWSSLKYLLATPIPRHRLIAQKAMTSGILSLFALLLLPSVSLLIGVIWYGAGEAVSPTGDAVSFGDGVTAIYAATIYIAINLLWVAALALFLSVSTDAPLGAVGGTVLVAIVSQILDQITALEDLRNYLPTHYAFAWSDLISTDIDWSEMTRGAFSAVCFAAFFGFLAVRKFTRKDITS; the protein is encoded by the coding sequence ATGAGTACCAACAATGTGCACACCGACCCCACGGCCATCGGGGCGATGGAGGAAGCGGCCTCCCACGAACACCTGAAGGTCCAGTCCGACGGCTCGGTGGTCGGCTACAAGGCGGGCCGCACCCTCAGGATCCGCGTGGAGCTGGCCAGGCAGCTGCGCAGGCGCCGGACCCAGTTGATGCTGGGCCTGCTCGTGCTGCTGCCGGTCGTGCTGGTCGTCGCGTTCCAGATCGGACAGTCCAACCCGAACCGCAGGCAGGGCACGTTCGTCGACCTCGCGGTGGCGAGTGCGCCGAACTTCGTGGTGTTCGCGTTGTTCGTGTCGGGCACGTTCCTGCTGCCGATGATCGTGGCGATCTTCTTCGGGGACACGATCGCGAGCGAGGCGTCGTGGTCGAGCCTGAAGTACCTGCTGGCCACGCCGATCCCGCGGCACCGGCTGATCGCGCAGAAGGCGATGACGTCCGGGATCCTGTCGCTGTTCGCGTTGCTGCTGTTGCCGTCGGTGTCGCTGCTGATCGGCGTGATCTGGTACGGCGCGGGCGAAGCGGTGAGCCCGACGGGTGACGCGGTCTCGTTCGGCGACGGCGTGACGGCGATCTACGCGGCGACGATCTACATCGCGATCAACTTGCTGTGGGTGGCGGCGCTGGCGCTGTTCCTCTCGGTGTCCACGGACGCGCCGCTCGGCGCGGTCGGCGGCACGGTGCTGGTCGCGATCGTCTCGCAGATCCTCGACCAGATCACCGCGCTGGAGGACCTGCGCAACTACCTGCCGACGCACTACGCGTTCGCCTGGTCGGACCTGATCTCCACCGACATCGACTGGTCGGAGATGACGAGGGGCGCGTTCTCGGCGGTGTGCTTCGCGGCGTTCTTCGGTTTCCTCGCCGTCCGCAAGTTCACGCGCAAGGACATCACGAGCTAG
- a CDS encoding SDR family NAD(P)-dependent oxidoreductase → MSQSRLKLAGNPVVVTGAASGIGRSLATRLDGLGSPVAITDVNEAGLKETAAGLTGKVLTKVMDVGDSDAQAAFAAEVRDWLPGPLAAVFNNAGVDVSNTVRDGDPADDKWLHDINFHGVVHGTRAFLPILVEQDAGAIVNTSSVFGLTGMPGHSAYCASKFAVRGFTDSLRQELRGTGVHAVTVHPGGIRTNIVRNARFRQDAFGVARSHEDLTKQFDRITMTTPDKAAAIIHSGVDAGKARILVGPDAYFFDALARISPTHYYSLMNAGISLYRRLASLSR, encoded by the coding sequence ATGTCCCAGTCGCGCCTGAAACTCGCGGGCAATCCGGTGGTCGTCACCGGCGCCGCTTCCGGCATCGGCCGCAGCCTGGCCACCCGGCTCGACGGGCTCGGCTCCCCGGTGGCGATCACCGACGTCAACGAGGCAGGCCTGAAGGAGACCGCCGCCGGGCTGACCGGCAAGGTCCTCACCAAGGTCATGGACGTGGGCGACAGCGACGCACAAGCCGCCTTCGCCGCCGAGGTGCGCGACTGGCTGCCCGGCCCGCTGGCCGCGGTGTTCAACAACGCGGGCGTGGACGTGTCCAACACGGTCAGGGACGGCGACCCGGCCGACGACAAGTGGCTGCACGACATCAACTTCCACGGCGTCGTGCACGGCACCCGCGCGTTCCTGCCCATCCTGGTCGAGCAGGACGCGGGCGCGATCGTGAACACGTCCAGCGTGTTCGGCCTGACCGGCATGCCCGGCCACAGCGCCTACTGCGCCTCGAAGTTCGCCGTTCGCGGCTTCACCGACTCGCTGCGCCAGGAACTACGCGGCACAGGCGTGCACGCGGTCACCGTGCACCCCGGCGGGATCCGGACCAACATCGTGCGCAACGCCCGTTTCCGGCAGGACGCCTTCGGTGTCGCCAGGAGCCACGAGGACCTCACGAAGCAGTTCGACAGGATCACCATGACCACTCCGGACAAGGCCGCGGCGATCATCCATTCCGGAGTGGACGCGGGCAAGGCCCGGATCCTGGTCGGCCCGGACGCGTACTTCTTCGACGCGCTGGCACGGATCTCCCCGACGCACTACTACTCGCTGATGAACGCCGGCATCAGCCTCTACCGGCGGCTGGCGTCCCTGTCCAGGTGA
- a CDS encoding O-acetyl-ADP-ribose deacetylase, producing MDRRSARLKNAHVGHLELVMGDITEQDVDVVVNAANSSLLGGGGVDGAIHRKGGPDILAACRALRAGHYGRGLKTGQAVATTAGRLAARWVVHTVGPVWSATHDRSELLADCYRNSLHVAAGLGAHTVAFPAISTGIYRWPVESAATVAVATIAETRKQTPDITSVRLVLFDKRAFDAYEVAAAGQ from the coding sequence ATGGACAGACGATCCGCTCGACTGAAGAATGCCCACGTGGGACACCTCGAACTCGTCATGGGCGACATCACCGAGCAGGACGTCGATGTCGTGGTGAACGCCGCGAACTCGTCCCTGCTGGGCGGTGGCGGGGTGGATGGCGCCATCCACCGCAAGGGTGGCCCGGACATCCTCGCCGCGTGTCGCGCGCTGCGTGCCGGACACTACGGGCGAGGTCTCAAGACGGGCCAGGCGGTAGCCACGACCGCGGGGCGACTGGCGGCGAGATGGGTGGTGCACACCGTCGGCCCGGTCTGGTCGGCCACACATGACCGCTCGGAGCTACTGGCCGACTGCTACCGCAACTCGCTGCATGTCGCGGCCGGCCTCGGCGCGCACACCGTCGCCTTCCCGGCGATCTCCACCGGGATCTACCGCTGGCCGGTGGAGTCCGCCGCCACGGTCGCGGTGGCCACGATCGCCGAAACGCGCAAGCAGACACCGGACATCACGTCCGTCCGGCTGGTGCTGTTCGACAAGCGCGCGTTCGACGCGTACGAGGTTGCCGCCGCGGGGCAGTGA